One part of the Tunicatimonas pelagia genome encodes these proteins:
- the carB gene encoding carbamoyl-phosphate synthase large subunit: protein MPRDTSIKSILIIGSGPIIIGQACEFDYSGSQAARSLREEGIKVSLINSNPATIMTDPITADDVYLKPLEKKYIIEILKKHHEEGRPIDTVLPTMGGQTALNLAIDCDKAGIWEKFGVRMIGVDVNAIETTEDREKFRLKMHELGVGVCKGRIATSFLQGKEIAQEIGFPLVIRPSYTLGGYGGGFVNDASEFDKALNAGLHASPVHEVLVEQSILGWKEYELELLRDNLGNMIIICSVENFDPMGVHTGDSITVAPAMTLPDTVYQQMRDLAKIMINGIGEFAGGCNIQFSVNPEDDSIIGIEINPRVSRSSALASKATGYPIAKVAAKLAIGYTLDELKNQITGTTSAFFEPALDYVIVKIPRWNFAKFDGADTHLGLQMKSVGEAMGIGRNFQEALQKACQSLEIKRNGLGADGKEETNQQKILETLEHPSDDRLFRIYDAFKLGISFTTIRKLTKIDPWFLRQIEELIELEKEIQQHSLDTLPAELMREAKEKGYADRQIAHLLDCLESEVHSKRKEMGINRVYKLVDTCAAEFEAQTPYYYSTFQEENESISSDRKKIVVLGSGPNRIGQGIEFDYCCVHGVLAAKEMGYETIMINCNPETVSTDFDIADKLYFEPVFWEHIYDIIQHEKPEGVIVQLGGQTALKLAEKLDRYGIPIIGTNYQSLDLAEDRGRFSTLLKENDIPYPNFGTISDAESALELSKEIGFPLLVRPSYVLGGQSMKIVINEQELEKHVVNILNEMPGNHILLDHFLEGAIEAEADAICDGEDVHIVGIMQHIEPAGIHSGDSYAVLPPYNLGDFVMQQIEAYTKKIALALNTVGLINIQFVVKDDKVYIIEANPRASRTVPFICKAYREPYVNYATKVMLGEKKVKDFDFNPHKQGYAIKVPVFSFHKFPNVNKELGPEMKSTGEAIYFIDDLLDDYFLNVYSERNLYLSK, encoded by the coding sequence ATGCCTCGAGATACCAGCATCAAGTCCATTTTAATTATCGGAAGTGGCCCGATCATCATCGGCCAAGCCTGCGAGTTTGATTATTCCGGTTCACAAGCGGCGCGCTCGCTGCGAGAGGAGGGCATAAAAGTCTCGCTGATTAATTCTAATCCGGCGACGATCATGACCGACCCGATTACGGCCGACGATGTGTATCTCAAGCCACTGGAGAAGAAGTATATTATTGAAATTCTTAAAAAGCATCATGAGGAGGGCCGCCCCATCGACACCGTATTGCCGACGATGGGTGGACAAACCGCGCTGAACCTAGCCATCGACTGCGACAAAGCCGGAATCTGGGAAAAATTCGGGGTGCGGATGATTGGGGTGGATGTAAACGCCATTGAAACTACTGAAGACCGGGAGAAATTCCGCTTGAAGATGCACGAGTTGGGCGTGGGGGTTTGTAAGGGTCGCATCGCCACTTCATTCTTACAGGGAAAAGAAATTGCCCAAGAAATTGGCTTTCCGCTGGTAATTCGTCCGTCGTACACCTTGGGCGGTTACGGAGGCGGGTTCGTAAACGATGCCAGCGAGTTTGATAAAGCACTAAACGCTGGACTACACGCTTCACCAGTGCATGAAGTGTTGGTAGAACAAAGTATTTTGGGTTGGAAAGAATACGAACTGGAGTTGCTGCGCGATAATCTGGGCAATATGATTATCATCTGCTCGGTAGAGAATTTTGACCCGATGGGAGTACATACTGGGGATTCTATTACCGTGGCTCCCGCTATGACCTTACCCGACACTGTGTACCAGCAGATGCGCGATCTGGCGAAGATTATGATTAACGGCATCGGCGAGTTTGCCGGGGGCTGTAATATTCAGTTTTCGGTCAATCCGGAAGACGATTCTATCATCGGTATTGAAATTAACCCGCGCGTTTCTCGTTCATCCGCATTGGCTTCCAAAGCTACCGGATACCCGATTGCCAAAGTTGCCGCTAAGCTAGCGATTGGCTATACCTTGGATGAACTCAAAAACCAGATTACCGGAACCACCTCGGCCTTCTTTGAACCGGCGTTGGACTACGTGATTGTGAAAATTCCGCGTTGGAATTTTGCCAAGTTTGACGGGGCTGATACCCACTTAGGTTTGCAGATGAAATCGGTGGGTGAAGCAATGGGAATTGGTCGAAATTTTCAGGAAGCTTTGCAGAAGGCCTGTCAATCGTTAGAGATCAAACGAAATGGATTGGGAGCTGACGGTAAGGAGGAAACCAACCAGCAGAAAATTCTGGAAACGCTGGAGCACCCCAGCGATGACCGTCTGTTCCGCATCTACGATGCCTTTAAATTGGGTATCTCGTTCACCACCATTCGTAAGCTGACCAAAATTGATCCTTGGTTCTTACGACAGATTGAGGAGCTGATTGAACTGGAAAAAGAAATTCAGCAGCACTCGCTGGATACGCTTCCCGCCGAACTAATGCGGGAGGCGAAGGAGAAGGGCTACGCTGATCGACAGATTGCCCACTTGCTGGATTGCCTGGAAAGCGAAGTGCATAGTAAGCGCAAAGAGATGGGCATCAATCGGGTGTACAAACTGGTGGATACCTGCGCGGCCGAGTTCGAGGCGCAAACCCCCTACTACTACTCTACCTTCCAGGAAGAAAATGAGTCCATTTCATCCGATCGAAAGAAAATAGTCGTGCTCGGCTCGGGTCCCAACCGCATTGGGCAAGGTATTGAGTTCGATTACTGCTGTGTACACGGCGTATTGGCGGCCAAAGAGATGGGCTACGAAACTATTATGATTAACTGCAACCCCGAAACCGTTTCCACTGATTTTGATATTGCCGATAAGCTCTACTTTGAACCTGTCTTCTGGGAGCATATTTACGACATCATACAGCACGAAAAGCCCGAAGGCGTGATTGTGCAACTGGGTGGACAAACCGCGTTGAAGCTAGCCGAAAAACTTGACCGCTACGGCATTCCGATTATTGGCACTAACTACCAGTCGCTGGATTTAGCGGAAGATCGCGGACGTTTTTCTACTTTGCTGAAAGAAAACGATATTCCCTACCCTAATTTCGGCACTATCTCTGATGCTGAATCAGCCTTAGAACTCTCCAAAGAAATCGGTTTTCCGCTGTTGGTACGTCCGTCCTACGTGCTGGGTGGGCAGAGCATGAAGATTGTGATTAACGAGCAGGAACTGGAGAAGCACGTGGTAAACATTCTCAACGAGATGCCCGGCAACCACATTCTGCTCGATCACTTCTTGGAAGGAGCGATTGAAGCCGAAGCTGATGCCATTTGCGATGGCGAAGATGTCCATATCGTCGGAATCATGCAGCACATTGAACCTGCCGGAATTCACTCCGGTGATTCTTACGCAGTGCTACCACCCTACAACTTGGGCGACTTCGTGATGCAGCAAATTGAAGCTTATACCAAGAAAATTGCTTTAGCCCTTAATACGGTTGGCCTAATCAATATTCAGTTCGTGGTGAAAGACGATAAGGTGTACATTATTGAGGCCAATCCGCGCGCTTCGCGTACGGTTCCTTTTATCTGCAAAGCCTATCGCGAACCCTACGTGAACTACGCCACCAAAGTGATGCTAGGCGAAAAGAAGGTGAAAGACTTTGATTTCAACCCCCACAAGCAGGGCTACGCCATCAAAGTTCCGGTCTTCTCCTTTCACAAATTCCCCAATGTAAACAAGGAGCTGGGCCCCGAAATGAAATCTACTGGCGAAGCCATCTACTTCATTGACGACCTACTGGATGACTACTTCCTTAACGTCTACAGCGAGAGGAATTTGTATTTGAGTAAGTAG
- a CDS encoding metallophosphoesterase — protein MKIGILHLTDLHIQDEIYSDRIDKLTKAIDFDVKQLSNLYLVLSGDVVNYGRSVEFEKAKVFINELTDKLKAKGKSRLLNIKIIAVPGNHDCCFDNEKKTRKSIINDCKKDIIEEEDYFIDAMAVQSNYWDFSNEITELKERNQVSYKYEYIPHIDFKVTFHCYNTSWLTEINEKQGGLIIPENKFLDNKNGEYVISVFHHPIDWLSANTKRNNKQRFEEHLINSSNLVLYGHEHDKGGSKAIIQKNSNIVFCGGKAFDKSEIKETGFSLYEIDLTDKSINIKTYNFDGDSYTVEFEDKHKIVEKSKREFILSEDFEKKITGLNIPLKHSKKPKLALSDVFIFPDLEPLIEDDKVVKYPNSKELIEKVKNNEKANILIEGADQSGKTSLMHVLYKRFYEMGYTPIYLRGKHCKETNIKNLVKKSLREQYGSGDVDRFFQLETKILLLDNFHKSELNSTYKKRLIESFNDNIEFIILTSDSTYNSKNVTEEATSLKSYTKFKLLPLGHEKRSELIEQWLMIGENKLTIQEEVILANVKSRFNEIDSLIGNRLMPSYPIFILTLLQSLDENLQNFTQTSYANIYLVLIKAGLVKEGIKDTVLTSLLNILKELAFYLYDNEKSAFNRSDFENFISVYSGKYFRHQVLTDDKTLNVLCDSNILKFEDEYYSFSYKYIYYFLIAQKISSEIDSHESLIYQLCDNIHLEINANILIFLSHHTKAQILIDNLVFTSQIPFENANPLTLNKDDNFVKFIAEFTNEIKDEVIEERNPREEVKKNLRNKDAIERQKLNNKEQEDESILPEEMIEINQAFRTVKIIGQIVKNQSVDFEKEKLIKLVEAAYNTIFRFLGFYSEILENDKNLLVEAVVEIIQEKEKKNRRVEVDYKLIEKTVRKILQFISWRICVDSITNLMFAVGAKGQNELFDKVNSNIDSTASKIVTFSVKTSYDKIDLKELEKLFKDVEDNYLAQCILREYIKRYLYTNFVERSKRERIIHIAGFNKRGLIGKMKAK, from the coding sequence ATGAAAATTGGAATTTTACATTTAACCGACTTGCACATCCAAGATGAGATTTATTCTGATAGAATAGATAAGCTTACTAAAGCAATAGATTTTGATGTAAAACAGTTATCAAATTTATACTTAGTGTTATCAGGTGATGTGGTAAATTATGGAAGAAGTGTTGAGTTTGAAAAAGCCAAAGTATTTATTAACGAACTAACAGATAAGCTGAAGGCTAAAGGTAAGTCAAGGCTACTGAACATTAAAATAATTGCCGTTCCTGGTAATCACGACTGTTGTTTTGATAATGAGAAAAAGACAAGAAAATCAATAATTAACGATTGTAAGAAAGATATTATTGAGGAGGAAGATTATTTTATCGACGCTATGGCCGTTCAGTCGAATTATTGGGATTTTTCAAATGAAATAACCGAGCTTAAAGAGAGAAATCAAGTGTCTTACAAATATGAATATATACCTCATATTGACTTTAAAGTTACTTTTCATTGTTATAATACAAGTTGGTTAACTGAAATTAATGAAAAACAAGGTGGTCTCATTATTCCTGAAAATAAATTCCTTGATAATAAAAATGGTGAATACGTAATTTCAGTATTTCATCATCCAATCGATTGGTTATCTGCTAACACCAAAAGGAACAATAAACAGCGTTTTGAAGAACACTTAATCAATAGTTCAAATCTTGTTCTCTACGGCCACGAACATGATAAAGGCGGTTCTAAAGCCATTATTCAAAAAAATAGTAATATAGTTTTCTGCGGAGGAAAAGCATTTGATAAAAGCGAAATTAAAGAAACAGGATTTTCTCTCTATGAAATAGATTTAACAGATAAGTCTATAAATATAAAAACATATAACTTCGACGGAGATAGTTACACTGTTGAATTTGAGGATAAGCACAAAATCGTAGAAAAAAGTAAGCGTGAATTCATTTTATCTGAAGACTTTGAGAAAAAAATCACTGGGCTAAATATTCCATTAAAGCATTCAAAAAAGCCAAAACTAGCTTTGTCCGATGTTTTCATTTTCCCTGATTTAGAGCCTTTGATAGAAGATGATAAAGTAGTTAAATATCCAAATTCTAAAGAATTAATCGAAAAAGTCAAAAATAATGAAAAGGCAAATATACTGATTGAAGGCGCAGACCAATCTGGCAAAACATCTCTAATGCATGTGTTATACAAGAGGTTTTACGAAATGGGATATACGCCTATATACCTTAGGGGCAAACATTGTAAAGAAACCAACATCAAAAATTTAGTTAAGAAGTCATTAAGAGAACAATACGGAAGTGGGGATGTAGATAGATTTTTTCAACTAGAAACTAAAATACTTTTGCTAGATAATTTTCATAAATCAGAGCTAAATTCTACATATAAAAAGCGATTAATTGAATCATTCAATGACAACATTGAATTTATTATTTTAACTTCTGACAGTACTTATAACTCAAAAAATGTAACTGAAGAAGCAACTAGTTTAAAAAGTTACACGAAATTCAAACTGCTGCCCTTAGGTCATGAGAAAAGAAGTGAACTAATTGAGCAATGGTTGATGATCGGTGAAAATAAGTTAACAATACAAGAAGAGGTCATTTTGGCAAATGTAAAATCTCGATTTAATGAAATAGATTCATTAATTGGTAATAGACTAATGCCCTCTTATCCTATTTTTATTCTAACATTATTGCAAAGTCTAGATGAAAATTTGCAGAACTTCACTCAAACTTCTTATGCTAACATATATCTCGTACTAATTAAGGCTGGTCTAGTAAAAGAGGGAATTAAAGATACTGTATTAACAAGTCTACTTAATATACTTAAAGAGCTAGCTTTTTACTTATATGATAATGAGAAATCTGCATTTAATAGAAGTGACTTTGAGAATTTCATTAGTGTCTATTCAGGAAAATACTTTAGACATCAAGTGTTGACAGATGATAAAACTTTAAATGTTCTTTGCGATTCAAATATTTTAAAATTTGAAGACGAATATTATAGTTTTTCATATAAGTACATATACTACTTTTTAATAGCTCAAAAGATTTCATCTGAAATTGATAGTCATGAAAGTTTAATATATCAGTTATGTGATAACATTCATTTAGAAATCAATGCTAACATTTTGATCTTTCTTTCTCACCATACCAAAGCTCAGATACTAATTGATAATTTAGTATTTACGAGTCAAATTCCTTTCGAGAATGCTAACCCTTTAACATTAAACAAAGATGATAACTTTGTTAAGTTCATTGCAGAGTTTACGAATGAAATCAAAGATGAAGTTATTGAAGAACGAAATCCTAGAGAAGAAGTCAAAAAGAATCTAAGGAATAAAGATGCAATTGAACGCCAAAAGTTGAATAATAAAGAGCAAGAGGACGAAAGCATTTTACCTGAGGAAATGATCGAGATAAATCAGGCTTTCAGAACAGTTAAAATCATTGGTCAAATTGTAAAAAATCAAAGTGTTGATTTTGAAAAAGAAAAACTGATAAAATTAGTTGAAGCTGCTTATAATACTATTTTTCGTTTTCTCGGCTTCTATTCTGAAATTTTGGAGAATGATAAGAATTTGTTAGTTGAAGCCGTTGTTGAAATAATTCAAGAAAAGGAGAAAAAGAATAGACGTGTTGAAGTTGATTACAAGCTCATTGAGAAAACAGTCAGAAAAATACTTCAATTTATCTCTTGGAGAATTTGTGTTGATAGTATCACAAATTTAATGTTTGCAGTTGGTGCAAAAGGTCAAAATGAATTGTTTGATAAAGTTAACTCAAACATTGATTCAACCGCGTCAAAAATTGTAACATTTTCTGTTAAAACGTCTTATGATAAGATTGATTTAAAAGAACTAGAAAAATTGTTTAAGGACGTTGAAGATAATTATCTAGCTCAATGCATACTAAGAGAATACATTAAAAGATACCTATATACAAACTTTGTTGAGCGTAGCAAGAGAGAGCGAATAATACATATAGCTGGATTTAACAAAAGAGGACTTATTGGAAAAATGAAAGCAAAATGA
- the gltX gene encoding glutamate--tRNA ligase, producing MRPVRVRFAPSPTGPLHIGGVRTALYNYLFAKQYEGTFILRIEDTDQTRFVPGAEEYIREALSWCGIPPDEGVVAGGEYAPYRQSERKEVYQKYAQQLLDGGFAYYAFDTSEELNEMRERLQAEGKNAQYDATSRMSMKNSLTLSEGEIKEHLNSGAPYVVRVKTPEDEDIRLNDLVRGDVTVHSSTLDDKVLLKSDGLPTYHLANVVDDYLMKISHVIRGEEWLPSAPLHVLLYHYLGWEEKMPQFAHLPLLMNPDGKGKLSKRSGDRFGFPVYPFDWKSPESDEVSPGFREAGYLPEATVNFLALLGWHPGNEEELFSLEELVQAFGLDRVSKAGAKFDIEKAKWFNQQYLKEMPDSALAEYLLKDLSENGIESSPEKAEQVCGLMKERVTFPQEIWSTARYFYQPPEQYDEKMVRKKWKPEASDALLAYTKILEKSDGRLSAESAKEQLQKLLEDRQVGLGKVMPALRLALTGQGGGPDLMSTMEVLGRNDVISRIRKAVDHLDRNN from the coding sequence ATGAGACCAGTACGAGTACGATTTGCCCCCAGTCCGACGGGGCCATTGCACATTGGCGGGGTGCGTACCGCCTTGTATAATTATCTATTTGCCAAACAATATGAGGGCACCTTCATTCTACGGATTGAAGATACCGATCAAACCCGCTTTGTGCCGGGGGCGGAAGAATATATTCGGGAAGCACTCAGTTGGTGCGGCATTCCGCCCGACGAGGGAGTGGTAGCCGGAGGGGAATACGCTCCTTACCGCCAATCGGAGCGAAAAGAAGTCTACCAAAAATACGCTCAACAACTGCTTGACGGTGGGTTTGCTTATTACGCTTTTGATACATCTGAAGAGCTAAACGAGATGCGCGAGCGACTGCAAGCGGAAGGGAAGAACGCCCAGTACGATGCTACTAGCCGGATGAGCATGAAAAATTCGCTGACGCTCTCAGAAGGCGAGATTAAAGAGCATTTGAATAGCGGGGCGCCCTATGTAGTGCGCGTAAAAACCCCGGAAGATGAGGATATTCGGTTGAATGACCTGGTTCGGGGCGATGTTACCGTGCATTCATCGACGTTAGATGATAAGGTGCTATTAAAATCGGATGGGTTACCGACCTATCATTTAGCCAATGTGGTGGATGATTACCTGATGAAAATTTCGCACGTAATTCGGGGCGAGGAATGGCTGCCATCGGCTCCGTTGCACGTGCTACTTTATCATTATTTGGGTTGGGAAGAAAAAATGCCTCAGTTTGCTCATTTACCACTACTAATGAACCCTGACGGCAAGGGGAAACTTAGTAAGCGTAGCGGCGACCGCTTCGGGTTTCCGGTCTATCCGTTTGACTGGAAAAGTCCCGAGTCAGATGAGGTTTCTCCCGGTTTTCGCGAAGCAGGCTATTTACCGGAAGCTACGGTAAACTTTCTAGCACTGCTAGGTTGGCATCCGGGCAATGAGGAGGAATTATTTAGTTTAGAAGAACTAGTGCAAGCGTTCGGTTTGGATCGGGTTAGTAAGGCCGGGGCTAAATTCGATATAGAAAAGGCTAAATGGTTTAATCAGCAGTATCTGAAAGAAATGCCAGATTCAGCTTTAGCCGAATACTTGCTAAAAGATTTATCGGAAAACGGTATTGAAAGTAGCCCAGAAAAGGCTGAGCAGGTTTGCGGCCTGATGAAGGAGCGCGTTACCTTCCCGCAGGAAATCTGGAGTACGGCTCGGTACTTCTACCAACCTCCCGAACAGTACGATGAGAAAATGGTCAGAAAAAAGTGGAAACCCGAAGCTTCGGATGCACTGCTGGCTTACACAAAAATATTGGAAAAATCAGATGGAAGATTGTCAGCCGAAAGTGCTAAAGAGCAGCTACAGAAATTATTAGAAGATCGGCAAGTAGGTTTAGGGAAAGTAATGCCTGCACTACGTCTGGCGCTCACCGGGCAAGGCGGTGGTCCCGATTTGATGAGCACCATGGAAGTATTGGGCAGAAATGACGTGATAAGTAGAATACGGAAGGCAGTAGATCACTTGGATAGAAACAACTAA
- a CDS encoding DoxX family membrane protein, whose amino-acid sequence MRWIVRIARLLLGIIFVVFGLNGFFNFIPVPELHPFMQMMVDSGFIYVVKALEVMGGLMLLINIRVPLALLIIGPIVINIVLYHAFFDPRNWLVSVVNLVLYVIILIAHWPTFRSVLQNSTPQQ is encoded by the coding sequence ATGCGCTGGATTGTACGAATAGCTCGTCTACTACTGGGAATTATCTTTGTAGTATTTGGCCTGAATGGTTTCTTCAACTTCATTCCCGTTCCTGAACTTCATCCTTTCATGCAAATGATGGTTGATAGCGGGTTCATCTACGTAGTAAAAGCTTTGGAAGTAATGGGAGGTCTGATGTTACTAATTAATATACGAGTACCACTCGCGCTATTGATAATCGGCCCTATTGTCATCAATATTGTACTCTATCATGCCTTCTTTGATCCCCGCAACTGGCTCGTGTCAGTGGTAAATTTGGTATTGTATGTTATTATTTTAATCGCGCACTGGCCTACCTTCCGTAGCGTATTACAAAACAGTACTCCACAGCAATGA
- a CDS encoding DUF433 domain-containing protein, which produces MKEELLKRITMNPKVSFGKPTIRNVRYPVEVMLDLLVAGMTTEEILEGYTDLEKKALQAGVLSVDETIC; this is translated from the coding sequence ATGAAAGAAGAATTGCTGAAAAGAATTACGATGAATCCGAAGGTTAGCTTCGGGAAACCCACTATTCGTAATGTGCGCTATCCGGTAGAAGTAATGCTGGATCTGCTTGTGGCGGGCATGACTACCGAAGAGATTCTAGAAGGTTATACTGACTTGGAAAAGAAAGCTTTACAAGCTGGCGTCCTTTCCGTTGACGAGACAATCTGCTAA
- a CDS encoding nucleotidyltransferase family protein — protein MKLIEKHIKEIKHICEQHHVDKMYVFGSVLTNSFSVQSDIDFLVKFGKVNPFDYFDNYMSLKESMMKLFDRNIDLVEVQTLKNPILKRAIDRNKVLIYGRENIEVAV, from the coding sequence ATGAAACTGATAGAAAAGCACATTAAAGAAATAAAGCATATATGTGAGCAACATCATGTAGATAAGATGTATGTGTTTGGTTCAGTATTAACGAACAGCTTTTCAGTTCAGAGCGACATAGACTTTCTGGTCAAGTTCGGTAAAGTAAATCCTTTCGACTATTTCGACAACTACATGAGTTTGAAAGAGTCTATGATGAAGCTATTTGACAGGAATATTGATCTAGTTGAGGTTCAAACCCTAAAGAATCCTATACTTAAACGTGCCATTGACCGAAATAAAGTGTTGATCTATGGACGAGAGAATATTGAAGTGGCTGTATGA
- a CDS encoding HepT-like ribonuclease domain-containing protein translates to MQRNPSFPIENAKQIVGLRNQIIYAYDNVSDENIWAIINKHVPISKGK, encoded by the coding sequence ATTCAACGTAATCCGTCTTTTCCTATTGAAAATGCCAAGCAAATAGTAGGTTTGAGGAATCAGATTATTTATGCTTATGATAATGTCTCAGATGAGAATATTTGGGCAATTATTAATAAACACGTGCCTATCTCAAAAGGGAAGTAG
- a CDS encoding Fic family protein: protein MDNKTFSPEEVAIRFKHRVVSIHCFPNGNGRHARMMADIIMESIFGNEIFSWHQSNMTNLLF from the coding sequence ATAGACAACAAAACCTTTTCGCCTGAAGAAGTAGCCATTAGATTCAAGCATCGGGTTGTATCGATTCATTGTTTTCCGAATGGAAATGGTAGACACGCTAGAATGATGGCCGATATAATTATGGAATCAATATTCGGGAACGAAATATTTTCGTGGCATCAATCAAATATGACTAATTTACTATTTTAG
- a CDS encoding mobile mystery protein A, translating to MRSKRTLLLEQLDQKFQPFFQSRTVLVPERGWINTIRTALNMTMAQLGAKLNITRQGVKSMEESESNGTITLNSLKNVANAMDLKLVYALVPKDGTIDDLIQKKAEKLAQKIVLRTNQNMKLENQGIGDEKIDKTIKELANEIKREMRKSLWD from the coding sequence ATGAGAAGCAAGCGAACACTTTTATTGGAACAGTTAGACCAAAAGTTTCAGCCATTTTTTCAAAGTAGAACGGTCTTAGTTCCAGAGCGCGGGTGGATAAATACAATTCGGACTGCCCTCAATATGACAATGGCTCAACTTGGTGCCAAACTGAATATAACCAGGCAAGGTGTAAAAAGCATGGAAGAAAGTGAATCTAATGGAACGATAACGCTCAACTCCTTAAAAAATGTAGCTAATGCAATGGACTTGAAATTAGTGTATGCACTAGTTCCGAAAGATGGTACCATCGACGATTTAATACAGAAGAAAGCAGAAAAGCTGGCTCAAAAAATAGTGTTAAGGACTAATCAAAACATGAAGTTAGAGAACCAAGGAATTGGAGATGAAAAGATAGATAAAACCATAAAAGAACTTGCCAATGAAATAAAGCGGGAGATGAGAAAGTCATTATGGGATTAG
- a CDS encoding iron-containing alcohol dehydrogenase, which translates to MIHQFNFPTVVRFGEGAVQELGSYLKNRGSQHPLLITDGVVAKLAFFEKIINDLKQQGLSPELFCDISKNPVKSDVTKGNAAYHQHESDAIVGLGGGAAMDVARAIVLSINNTQDLLEYDELIGGDQHITEPMPLFVTVPTTAGTGSEVGRSAIISDDVTRKKHILFHPSLMAQIVFADPELTYDLPPAVTAATGMDALTHNLEAYLAKNYHPMADGIALEGIRMIFRSLEKAVNQPDAESRREMLLASLMGAVAFQKGLGVVHSMAHPLSALLDMHHGLANAICLPYGLQFNIAGFEDRFSAIAQAMNLADHSGEAVIEALVGLNEKIGLPIHLSTEGVTNEHLDELATLASEDFAHPNNPKPVTREDFVKLYTAAL; encoded by the coding sequence ATGATTCATCAATTTAATTTCCCCACCGTTGTTCGCTTTGGCGAAGGTGCCGTTCAGGAACTGGGCAGCTACCTGAAAAACCGAGGAAGCCAGCATCCGTTGCTGATTACTGATGGGGTGGTGGCTAAACTAGCTTTCTTCGAGAAGATAATAAACGATCTGAAGCAACAAGGTTTGTCGCCCGAACTGTTCTGCGATATTTCCAAAAATCCGGTAAAATCCGATGTAACTAAAGGAAACGCAGCCTACCATCAGCACGAGAGCGATGCTATTGTTGGTTTGGGTGGCGGAGCGGCTATGGATGTAGCCCGAGCCATCGTACTCAGTATCAACAACACCCAAGATTTGCTGGAGTACGATGAACTCATTGGGGGCGACCAGCACATTACCGAACCCATGCCGCTATTCGTCACTGTTCCTACTACCGCCGGAACGGGAAGCGAAGTAGGGCGTAGTGCAATTATTTCGGACGACGTAACGCGCAAAAAGCACATTCTCTTTCATCCCAGTCTGATGGCGCAAATTGTGTTTGCTGATCCTGAACTTACCTACGATTTGCCCCCCGCCGTAACTGCTGCTACCGGTATGGATGCCCTTACTCACAATCTGGAAGCCTACCTCGCCAAGAACTATCACCCAATGGCCGATGGCATTGCGCTAGAAGGAATTCGGATGATCTTCCGTTCTCTGGAAAAAGCGGTCAATCAACCCGATGCTGAGTCGCGGCGGGAGATGCTGTTGGCTTCGCTGATGGGGGCGGTGGCCTTTCAGAAAGGGTTAGGCGTAGTTCATTCTATGGCGCATCCGCTTTCTGCTTTGCTAGACATGCACCACGGATTGGCGAATGCCATCTGCCTACCTTACGGACTACAATTTAACATCGCTGGCTTTGAAGATCGCTTTTCGGCAATAGCGCAGGCCATGAACCTTGCTGATCATAGTGGAGAGGCAGTGATTGAAGCGTTGGTTGGTTTAAATGAGAAAATCGGATTACCAATTCACCTGAGTACCGAAGGGGTAACTAACGAACATTTGGATGAACTAGCTACGCTGGCATCGGAAGATTTCGCTCACCCGAATAATCCTAAGCCAGTCACTCGTGAGGACTTTGTAAAACTGTATACTGCCGCACTGTAG